In the Flavisolibacter tropicus genome, one interval contains:
- a CDS encoding glycosyltransferase family 2 protein has protein sequence MKVSVWITAYNHERFIEQALDSVLRQKTNFDFEVVIGEDCSSDRTREIILRYKAQYTDKIKLFLPDKNLGVNPMFYASFPLCDGDYIAWLDGDDYWTDDYKLQKQVDFLEQNPEFVMCTHKLYVQDEILNISYESEDEGGDNENILTIRDFLEIRNPVFPVSVIHRNVLGGKLPEWFKTLPFADLGFYFLLFKYGVVKQLKDNMAVYRIHKAGSYQGNTEYKNFNDLLSFFQILVQHIDPALKEQIEATICRLSLILLKMNMEKRKFKEAWKNLDCLKTNHFKQVDKYLWKSLKKSTPTYIKHPFKRIASIFNG, from the coding sequence ATGAAAGTAAGTGTATGGATAACGGCTTATAATCATGAAAGGTTTATTGAACAAGCTCTGGATAGTGTGTTACGTCAGAAAACCAATTTTGATTTTGAAGTGGTAATAGGTGAAGATTGTTCTTCAGATCGTACACGTGAAATTATACTACGGTATAAAGCGCAGTATACTGATAAGATAAAGCTTTTTCTACCTGATAAGAATTTAGGTGTGAATCCTATGTTTTATGCCTCCTTCCCCTTATGTGATGGTGACTATATTGCTTGGCTTGATGGAGATGACTACTGGACTGATGATTATAAATTACAGAAGCAGGTTGACTTTTTAGAGCAGAACCCGGAGTTTGTAATGTGTACGCACAAACTGTATGTTCAGGATGAAATTCTCAATATTAGTTATGAATCAGAAGATGAAGGGGGTGACAATGAGAATATCTTAACCATTAGGGATTTCCTTGAAATAAGGAATCCGGTCTTTCCGGTCTCTGTCATACATAGAAATGTACTTGGGGGAAAATTGCCGGAATGGTTTAAAACCCTACCCTTTGCAGATCTGGGCTTTTATTTTCTCTTATTTAAGTATGGAGTAGTTAAGCAGTTAAAAGATAACATGGCTGTTTATAGAATACACAAGGCGGGTAGCTACCAGGGAAATACAGAATATAAGAATTTTAATGACCTACTTAGCTTTTTCCAGATTTTAGTTCAACACATAGACCCAGCCTTAAAAGAACAAATAGAAGCAACGATATGCAGGCTTAGTTTGATTTTATTAAAAATGAATATGGAAAAACGAAAATTTAAAGAAGCCTGGAAGAATTTAGATTGTTTGAAAACAAACCACTTTAAGCAGGTAGATAAATATCTGTGGAAATCGTTGAAAAAATCTACCCCAACTTATATTAAACATCCATTTAAAAGAATTGCCTCAATTTTTAATGGATGA
- a CDS encoding endonuclease MutS2 encodes MKLYPESATVQLEFDKIKNLLLEKCRSEYAKEKAANLRIHTRKDYIDRELRQTFEFKQLLQNGIYFPNDYILNLAKELRLLQIEGALLTGEQLVSFRKLATSIEKIFRWFDQERKTAFGALAYVIEGTYYEKAILALIDEVIDESGNVKDNASAELQSIRMGLYRKRNELRRVFDRIISKLNKQGYLADIEESFMNGRRVVAVFAEQKRTVKGILHGESDSRRTTFIEPEETIELNNDIYELENAERKEVYRILKELTKRLSVFASLLTTYHKIVGEYDFIHAKAQFGIAIRGEFPVVHDKALIHLINALHPLLYLYNLRTGKPTIPTNLTLDENKRILVISGPNAGGKTVTMKTVGLLQMMVQSGLLVPVHPSSEFGIFKQVMIHIGDTQSLEFELSTYSSHLLSMKHFMETANGKTLFFIDELGSGSDPNLGGAFAEVILEELGRKHAMGIVTTHYLNLKVMANKTPGIINGAMAFDENSLMPLYKLIIGKPGSSYTFSIAERIGLDKKLIERARSLVDEDHFKLDKLLNRTEQDLRRMEGKEKDLHKLLKENERLKKEMEQVMDRERHRQQVEVLKQQNKVTEDRLTYLKDMERKLRQMVIAWKKEEDKNKVVKEMAALLFNKTENKQVVSKKQKQLDSKYEEIGGEIKIGDKVKMKRNLQVGEVLELRGKKAVVKIGLLPMQVDLENLVLIQEKKSAEQ; translated from the coding sequence ATGAAGTTATATCCGGAATCAGCAACAGTACAGCTTGAATTTGATAAAATTAAGAACCTACTCCTTGAGAAGTGTCGGTCTGAATATGCTAAAGAAAAAGCTGCCAATTTACGTATACATACCCGAAAGGACTATATAGATAGGGAGCTACGCCAAACGTTTGAATTCAAACAATTACTGCAAAACGGTATCTATTTCCCTAATGATTATATCCTTAATCTGGCAAAAGAATTACGTTTACTCCAGATTGAAGGAGCCTTACTTACAGGCGAGCAATTGGTGTCTTTTCGCAAACTAGCTACCAGTATTGAAAAAATATTCAGGTGGTTTGATCAGGAAAGGAAAACCGCATTCGGCGCTTTGGCTTATGTGATAGAAGGTACCTATTATGAAAAAGCTATTCTGGCCTTGATTGATGAAGTGATTGATGAATCTGGCAATGTAAAAGATAATGCCAGCGCTGAGTTGCAGTCCATCCGCATGGGGCTTTATCGTAAGCGCAATGAACTTCGCCGGGTGTTTGATAGGATAATTAGTAAGCTAAATAAGCAGGGCTACTTGGCTGATATTGAAGAGAGCTTTATGAATGGCCGAAGAGTTGTGGCTGTATTTGCTGAACAAAAGCGTACGGTAAAGGGTATACTGCATGGAGAAAGCGATAGTCGCCGAACCACATTTATAGAACCAGAGGAAACCATTGAGTTAAATAATGATATTTATGAACTGGAAAACGCTGAACGTAAAGAGGTTTATCGCATCCTAAAAGAACTTACAAAGCGTTTATCCGTATTTGCTTCTTTGCTCACAACTTATCATAAAATAGTAGGAGAGTACGATTTCATACATGCCAAAGCACAGTTCGGTATAGCTATAAGAGGTGAGTTTCCTGTTGTTCACGATAAAGCACTTATCCACTTAATTAATGCATTACACCCGCTTTTATATTTATATAACCTAAGGACAGGAAAGCCTACCATACCAACCAACCTGACTTTAGATGAAAACAAACGTATACTGGTAATCAGCGGACCTAATGCCGGTGGTAAAACGGTTACTATGAAAACAGTCGGCTTACTGCAAATGATGGTGCAAAGTGGACTATTGGTACCAGTACACCCTTCGTCAGAGTTTGGCATTTTTAAGCAAGTAATGATTCATATTGGCGATACGCAGAGCCTGGAGTTTGAGCTAAGTACCTATAGTAGCCATTTGCTTAGCATGAAACATTTCATGGAGACAGCCAATGGAAAAACACTTTTCTTCATTGACGAACTGGGTAGCGGTAGTGATCCCAACTTAGGTGGTGCCTTTGCAGAAGTAATCCTGGAAGAACTGGGTCGGAAACATGCCATGGGAATTGTTACCACTCACTACTTGAACTTGAAGGTGATGGCCAATAAAACACCGGGTATTATTAATGGTGCCATGGCATTTGATGAAAATAGCCTGATGCCATTATACAAGTTAATTATTGGAAAGCCCGGTAGTTCATATACATTCTCTATTGCCGAACGTATTGGCCTTGATAAAAAACTAATTGAAAGAGCCCGCAGCTTAGTGGATGAAGACCATTTTAAGTTAGACAAGTTATTAAACCGAACAGAACAGGATTTACGCCGTATGGAAGGGAAGGAAAAAGACCTGCATAAGCTCTTAAAAGAAAATGAGCGCTTGAAAAAAGAAATGGAGCAAGTGATGGACCGAGAGCGGCACCGCCAGCAAGTAGAGGTGCTTAAACAGCAGAATAAGGTTACAGAAGACCGTCTGACTTATTTAAAAGATATGGAGCGTAAGCTCCGACAAATGGTTATAGCCTGGAAAAAAGAAGAGGATAAGAACAAAGTGGTGAAAGAAATGGCGGCTCTGTTATTCAATAAAACTGAGAACAAGCAAGTAGTAAGTAAGAAACAAAAACAACTGGACAGCAAGTACGAAGAGATTGGCGGCGAAATTAAGATAGGTGATAAAGTAAAAATGAAACGCAATCTACAAGTAGGCGAAGTGTTGGAATTGCGTGGAAAGAAAGCCGTGGTAAAGATCGGACTACTCCCTATGCAAGTCGATTTAGAGAACTTGGTATTGATTCAAGAAAAAAAATCTGCAGAACAATAA
- a CDS encoding WD40/YVTN/BNR-like repeat-containing protein, translating into MKKLLLLPFLLLVVTSFSQYPEIAVLTQGTKTSIRGLSVVNDATAWVSGSNGTVGKTTDGGKNWKWITVKGFEKRDFRDIEAFDATTAIIMAVDAPAYILKTVDGGSSWKIVYENETKGMFLDAMEFWNINAGIVVGDPIDGRLFIARTFDGGNTWKEIPNEYKPKVDSGEALFAASGTNIRILDRDEAIFVTGGLQSRVFIRDKIIALPIIQGKETTGANSIDVMDKYSRNGGQTLMVVGGDFNKPDSDTLNCVYSTNRGKSWQTPKRAPHGYRSCVEYLSKKHAITCGLNGVDYTIDGGKNWKLISKEGFNVCKVAKNGSAVYLAGSNGKIGKIISDKSKN; encoded by the coding sequence ATGAAAAAGCTATTACTCCTCCCCTTCTTACTGCTTGTAGTAACAAGTTTTAGTCAATACCCAGAAATAGCAGTTCTTACACAAGGTACCAAAACAAGTATCCGTGGTCTAAGCGTAGTAAATGATGCTACGGCATGGGTTAGTGGCAGCAATGGAACGGTAGGTAAAACCACAGATGGGGGAAAAAACTGGAAGTGGATAACCGTAAAAGGTTTTGAAAAAAGGGATTTTAGGGACATAGAGGCTTTTGATGCTACAACAGCTATAATAATGGCTGTTGACGCTCCTGCCTATATATTAAAAACAGTTGATGGTGGTTCAAGTTGGAAGATAGTATATGAAAATGAAACGAAAGGCATGTTCCTTGATGCCATGGAATTTTGGAATATAAATGCAGGTATCGTTGTAGGTGATCCCATTGATGGTCGACTATTTATTGCTCGCACATTTGATGGCGGTAATACCTGGAAGGAAATACCAAATGAATACAAGCCGAAAGTAGATAGTGGAGAAGCCCTTTTTGCAGCTAGTGGCACAAATATCCGCATATTAGATCGCGATGAAGCCATTTTTGTAACCGGCGGATTACAGTCACGTGTATTTATTAGAGATAAGATTATTGCCTTGCCTATTATTCAAGGAAAAGAAACAACAGGCGCCAATTCTATTGATGTTATGGATAAATACTCAAGAAACGGTGGACAAACGTTAATGGTTGTTGGCGGCGACTTCAATAAACCTGATAGCGATACTTTAAACTGTGTATATAGTACTAACCGTGGTAAGTCATGGCAAACGCCTAAGCGCGCGCCCCATGGCTACCGTAGCTGTGTGGAATATTTATCTAAAAAACACGCTATTACTTGTGGTCTTAATGGTGTTGATTATACCATTGATGGTGGTAAAAACTGGAAATTGATCAGTAAAGAAGGTTTTAATGTTTGCAAAGTAGCTAAAAATGGATCGGCAGTATACTTAGCTGGTAGCAATGGAAAAATTGGCAAAATTATTTCTGACAAAAGCAAAAACTAA
- a CDS encoding peroxiredoxin-like family protein — translation MKKFLALAFLVFNFTIVNAQDKPEGLFINSKAPDFKGKDQNGKEISLKDLRKKGPVVVVFYRGNWCPYCNKELKRMQDSLQLLTDKSAQVVAISPEKGEGITKTVEKTGATFSILHDEDMKIAKGYGVAYQVDEKTQQRYKSFGNDLLEINGQKERAYLPVPAVYIVNRDGTITFRYFEEDYRKRVLVKDLLNNL, via the coding sequence ATGAAGAAGTTTCTTGCCCTTGCTTTTCTCGTCTTCAATTTCACCATTGTGAACGCACAGGACAAACCTGAAGGCTTGTTTATTAACTCCAAAGCCCCAGATTTTAAAGGGAAAGATCAGAATGGCAAAGAGATAAGCTTAAAAGATCTTCGGAAAAAAGGCCCAGTAGTAGTGGTCTTTTATAGAGGGAATTGGTGTCCTTACTGTAACAAAGAATTAAAGCGCATGCAAGATTCTTTACAATTACTGACAGACAAGAGCGCTCAAGTAGTTGCCATCTCTCCAGAAAAAGGTGAAGGCATTACAAAAACAGTAGAAAAAACAGGAGCAACTTTTTCAATTCTTCACGATGAAGACATGAAGATTGCTAAAGGGTATGGAGTAGCCTATCAGGTAGATGAGAAAACGCAGCAACGCTATAAAAGCTTTGGAAATGACCTATTAGAAATCAACGGGCAAAAAGAACGAGCCTACTTGCCTGTCCCTGCTGTTTACATTGTAAACCGTGATGGCACTATTACTTTCAGATACTTTGAAGAAGATTACCGTAAGCGTGTTCTTGTAAAAGACTTATTGAATAATCTGTAG
- a CDS encoding DMT family protein, which translates to MRTLVLLLASNVFMTFAWYYHLKNTGMPLWKAILLSWGIAFFEYCLMVPANRLGYVGGFSAFQLKIIQEVVTLVVFSLFAVFVLKEHFHYRYLISFGFLLCAVYFMFKK; encoded by the coding sequence ATGAGAACATTAGTATTGTTATTGGCATCCAACGTATTTATGACGTTTGCTTGGTATTACCATTTAAAAAATACGGGTATGCCTCTATGGAAAGCAATTTTGCTAAGTTGGGGCATAGCCTTTTTTGAATACTGCCTAATGGTGCCGGCAAACCGACTGGGCTATGTAGGCGGGTTTAGTGCGTTCCAACTTAAAATCATTCAAGAGGTTGTTACACTGGTTGTTTTTAGCTTGTTTGCTGTTTTTGTATTAAAAGAGCACTTTCATTACCGCTACTTGATCAGCTTTGGTTTTTTGTTGTGTGCCGTATATTTTATGTTTAAAAAATAA
- the smc gene encoding chromosome segregation protein SMC — translation MRLKSLEIKGFKSFADKTIVNFDENITGIVGPNGCGKSNIVDSIRWVIGEQKISQLRSENLESLVFNGSKTRSASGLAEVSLTFENTRNLLPTEFSTITVTRKFYKNGDSEYRLNDVQCRLKDIQNLFMDTGISTDSYAIIELGMVDDLIKDKENSRRRMLEQAAGISIYKTRKKEAKQKLDATEQDLNRIEDLLFEINNQLKTLENQAKKAEKYYEIKKDYREISIELAKAALEGFNLTFKDLNEQHEKETDRRIALEADIATREASLEQERVGFIEREKSLHSMQQSFNELVQQVRTKENEKSLASQRLEHLKERATGLQDFLSKAGGQITGIEESIVFTEQQIKDEEGALEGLTSQLEEYRNQVDAKRSILDEKRTAVNDLRNSFQQVQRNQFDAEKKVAIADTSIQNLQRAIHQIEEERANREEQIQQLEVEKDNKQKELETRKKDLDQLQHHHNTTKEQILQTQSVLEELRTQLAEENRKLDAKKNEHDLLKSLIDSMEGYPESIKFLHNNKGWNHKAPILSDIIYVKESYRAAVENVLEPYLNYYVVNNLAEGLQAIHLLDENKKGKANFFLLDKVNSTEGAIGHQPEGTIAAMDVIEVDAQYKKLAEQLLGNVFIADSDIALESTNGAVILERHGKYVKGKYSLSGGSVGLFEGKKIGRAKNLEKLQEEILAQQVVVDDLKNQIQARHNEVIAFNQDLKENVIKDTEREIGQLNNQMFSVQNRLENLVHTQNQSRTRVEDLHSQLDQTQASIEAVRGELNSLNENLTQYTEGLQQAESDYRRIEMEYNEINTQYNASNLNLTRQQSKITALKQEHQFKSNQLNDLRQQVETNTKQLGEATSNIETLQEDLQGIADALYDLMRRREAEESSLNEADQAYYNIRNQLSTKESELRQIVKEKDAIEQLLNALKDKLTDVKLGLAGMKERLHVEFRINLEEILDEARTGTTPVEELQEKADKMKKRLENLGEVNPTAIEAFEEMRKRYEFIVEQKNDLVTAKESLLQTIAEVETTANQKFLDTFNQVRENFHKVFKALFTEDDQCDLILENPDNLAETGIDIMAKPKGKRPASIGQLSGGERTLTATALLFAIYLIKPAPFCILDEVDAPLDDANVGKFTKMIREFSQNSQFIIVTHNKTTMSTVDVIYGVTMQEPGVSKLVSVDFRNLN, via the coding sequence GTGCGATTAAAATCCCTGGAGATAAAAGGCTTTAAATCCTTTGCTGATAAAACCATTGTCAACTTCGATGAAAATATTACAGGAATTGTTGGCCCCAATGGCTGCGGAAAAAGCAACATTGTGGACAGTATTCGCTGGGTAATCGGGGAGCAAAAAATCTCACAGTTACGTTCTGAAAACCTTGAAAGTCTTGTATTTAATGGTTCAAAAACCCGTAGTGCCAGCGGTTTAGCAGAAGTAAGCCTTACATTTGAAAATACCCGCAATCTCTTACCCACTGAGTTTAGTACCATCACAGTTACCCGTAAGTTCTATAAGAACGGGGATAGTGAATACCGACTGAATGATGTACAGTGTCGTTTAAAAGATATCCAAAACCTGTTTATGGATACGGGTATCTCAACAGACAGCTATGCCATCATTGAATTAGGCATGGTGGACGACTTGATCAAAGACAAGGAAAACTCCCGTCGCCGGATGTTAGAACAAGCAGCCGGGATTTCTATTTATAAAACTAGGAAAAAGGAAGCAAAGCAAAAGTTAGACGCTACAGAACAAGACTTGAATCGTATTGAGGACTTGTTATTTGAAATTAACAATCAGCTTAAAACGCTTGAAAATCAGGCAAAAAAAGCTGAGAAATACTATGAGATCAAGAAGGATTATCGTGAGATCTCAATTGAATTAGCTAAGGCTGCACTCGAAGGTTTCAATCTAACGTTCAAAGACTTGAATGAGCAACATGAAAAAGAAACAGACAGACGCATTGCTTTAGAAGCTGATATAGCTACACGCGAAGCTTCTTTGGAACAAGAAAGAGTAGGCTTCATAGAAAGAGAAAAATCCTTGCATAGCATGCAACAGTCATTTAATGAGCTGGTGCAACAGGTGCGAACCAAAGAAAACGAAAAGAGCTTAGCCTCTCAACGGCTGGAGCATTTGAAAGAAAGAGCTACTGGACTTCAAGATTTCCTTTCAAAGGCCGGTGGCCAAATTACTGGTATTGAGGAGAGTATTGTCTTTACAGAGCAACAGATAAAAGATGAAGAAGGTGCATTAGAAGGCCTGACTTCTCAATTAGAAGAATATCGCAACCAGGTAGATGCGAAGCGTAGCATCTTAGACGAAAAGAGAACGGCTGTTAATGACTTACGCAACTCTTTCCAGCAAGTACAGCGAAACCAATTTGATGCAGAGAAAAAAGTTGCCATTGCAGATACCTCTATTCAGAATTTGCAACGTGCCATTCACCAAATAGAGGAAGAACGCGCTAACCGTGAGGAGCAGATACAACAACTGGAAGTAGAAAAAGATAATAAGCAAAAAGAGCTGGAAACCCGGAAAAAAGACCTGGACCAACTTCAGCATCACCATAATACTACCAAAGAGCAAATTTTACAGACTCAGTCTGTATTAGAGGAGTTGCGTACCCAATTAGCAGAAGAAAATCGTAAGCTTGACGCTAAGAAGAATGAGCACGACCTGCTGAAAAGCCTCATCGATAGCATGGAAGGCTATCCAGAAAGTATTAAGTTCTTACATAATAATAAAGGTTGGAACCATAAAGCCCCAATTCTTTCAGATATCATTTATGTAAAAGAATCCTATCGTGCTGCTGTAGAAAATGTATTGGAACCTTATTTGAACTACTATGTAGTAAACAACCTGGCAGAAGGTTTACAAGCCATTCATCTTTTGGATGAAAACAAAAAAGGTAAGGCAAACTTCTTCCTTTTGGATAAGGTTAATTCAACAGAAGGTGCAATTGGCCATCAACCAGAAGGCACCATTGCAGCAATGGATGTAATAGAAGTTGATGCCCAGTACAAGAAATTAGCAGAGCAATTACTAGGCAACGTTTTTATTGCAGATTCTGATATTGCTTTAGAAAGTACTAATGGCGCGGTTATACTGGAACGTCATGGTAAATATGTAAAAGGTAAATATTCTCTATCAGGTGGTAGTGTAGGTTTATTTGAAGGCAAGAAAATTGGTCGTGCTAAAAACCTGGAGAAATTACAGGAAGAGATCTTAGCACAACAAGTGGTAGTAGATGATTTGAAAAATCAGATACAAGCTCGTCACAATGAAGTAATAGCCTTTAACCAGGATTTGAAAGAGAATGTAATTAAGGATACGGAGCGTGAGATTGGACAGTTAAATAACCAAATGTTCTCTGTTCAAAACCGCTTGGAGAACTTGGTACATACACAAAATCAATCTCGTACCCGCGTAGAAGATCTACACAGCCAGTTAGATCAGACTCAGGCTTCAATTGAAGCAGTAAGAGGAGAATTGAACTCTTTGAATGAAAATCTTACACAGTATACGGAAGGTTTACAACAAGCAGAAAGTGATTACCGCCGCATTGAAATGGAGTATAATGAAATAAATACCCAGTACAATGCAAGCAACCTGAATCTAACACGCCAGCAAAGTAAGATCACTGCTTTAAAACAGGAACATCAGTTCAAGAGCAATCAATTAAACGACCTGCGCCAGCAAGTAGAAACAAACACAAAGCAATTAGGAGAAGCTACTTCTAATATTGAAACATTACAGGAAGACCTTCAAGGCATAGCTGATGCGTTATATGATTTAATGCGCAGACGTGAAGCGGAAGAAAGCAGCCTAAATGAAGCAGACCAGGCATACTATAATATACGCAACCAGTTAAGCACTAAAGAAAGCGAGTTGCGCCAGATAGTTAAAGAGAAAGATGCCATTGAGCAACTTTTAAATGCACTTAAGGATAAACTGACAGATGTTAAGCTTGGCTTGGCCGGTATGAAAGAACGCTTGCACGTTGAGTTTAGAATTAATCTGGAAGAGATACTTGATGAAGCTAGAACTGGAACAACTCCAGTGGAGGAGCTTCAGGAAAAAGCCGACAAAATGAAGAAGCGGTTGGAGAACCTCGGAGAGGTTAACCCAACTGCAATTGAGGCTTTTGAAGAAATGAGGAAACGTTATGAGTTTATCGTTGAACAAAAGAACGACCTTGTTACTGCTAAAGAAAGCCTGTTGCAAACAATTGCTGAAGTAGAAACTACAGCCAACCAGAAGTTCTTAGATACGTTTAACCAAGTACGTGAGAACTTCCATAAAGTATTTAAAGCCTTGTTTACCGAAGATGATCAGTGTGATTTGATTTTAGAAAATCCAGACAACCTGGCTGAAACAGGAATTGACATCATGGCTAAGCCAAAAGGTAAACGCCCGGCTAGCATTGGACAGCTTAGTGGTGGTGAGCGTACGTTAACGGCAACTGCCTTACTGTTTGCCATTTACCTGATTAAGCCTGCTCCATTCTGTATTCTTGATGAGGTTGACGCCCCTCTGGATGATGCTAACGTGGGTAAGTTTACAAAGATGATTCGTGAGTTTAGCCAAAACTCTCAATTTATTATAGTTACTCACAACAAGACCACTATGAGCACTGTAGATGTGATCTATGGTGTAACCATGCAAGAGCCGGGAGTAAGTAAGCTGGTGAGTGTGGACTTTAGAAACTTGAATTAA
- a CDS encoding universal stress protein — protein MKTVIVPVDFSPTSYNSARYAVKMVTGTYDVNLVLFHVFEKESEEEEAYFLLEKLKTELSEQGIAKISCHAELGSDFPDTLSRFARHRAAQLIVMGLNGKTKLEQIFLTSNTLKIVDKNPCPVMIIPPSADFASIKNIALTSDFKDVMSTIPVQPIKSVLEIFRPQLHIVNVDSEHYVSLTEEYLQERAKLAEMFKDFKPEFYFIGTFDFHDTINQFVADKKIDMVITIPRNHSFIDNLFKSSNTKKLVFESTVPVLAAHE, from the coding sequence ATGAAAACGGTTATCGTTCCTGTCGATTTTTCTCCTACTTCTTACAACTCAGCCCGTTATGCTGTTAAAATGGTTACCGGAACCTATGATGTAAACCTGGTATTATTCCATGTTTTTGAGAAAGAATCTGAAGAAGAAGAAGCTTATTTTTTATTGGAAAAACTGAAAACTGAGCTTTCTGAACAAGGTATTGCAAAAATTTCCTGTCACGCAGAACTCGGCAGCGACTTTCCTGATACATTAAGTCGTTTTGCACGTCATAGAGCTGCTCAATTGATTGTTATGGGCTTAAATGGCAAAACCAAACTGGAACAGATCTTTTTGACTAGCAATACACTAAAGATCGTAGATAAGAACCCTTGTCCGGTTATGATCATCCCTCCTTCTGCTGATTTTGCTTCCATTAAGAACATTGCGCTTACATCAGATTTTAAAGACGTAATGTCTACAATCCCGGTTCAACCTATTAAATCAGTATTGGAAATCTTCCGCCCGCAATTACATATTGTAAATGTAGATAGTGAGCATTATGTTTCTCTTACAGAGGAGTATTTGCAAGAAAGAGCCAAATTGGCTGAAATGTTCAAGGATTTCAAGCCGGAATTTTACTTCATTGGTACATTTGATTTCCACGATACGATTAACCAATTTGTTGCTGACAAAAAAATTGATATGGTAATTACTATTCCACGGAACCATTCCTTTATTGATAATTTGTTTAAATCTAGCAATACAAAAAAACTGGTATTTGAAAGTACTGTCCCTGTATTGGCAGCCCATGAATAA
- a CDS encoding arginase → MKNIKLIEVPSEIGAGTRGASLGVEAIKIAALDYMSSFFVHFPCESIPVENKLLYEPIQSPYAKRIKGIVSMYEKVSKSVTDSLKGHFFPVVLSGDHSIGGATIAGIKIAKPKSKLGVIWIDAHADLHTPYTTPSGNMHGMPLAISINDDNKECAVHDLDPETQKHWQYLKNLGKIAPKVLPEDIVLISLRDFEREEKHLIDKYGIKVVSTKEVRSKGPENVVRSVLRYLSDCTDIYISFDVDSLDSSISKGTGTPVGNGLKEREAEDLISKFMQNRKVCCFEITEVNPTLDKENLMAEIAFNILQRSVNVVMMS, encoded by the coding sequence ATGAAAAATATTAAGCTGATTGAGGTTCCATCAGAGATTGGAGCAGGAACTAGAGGTGCTAGTCTGGGTGTAGAAGCTATAAAAATTGCAGCTCTGGATTATATGTCCAGTTTTTTTGTACATTTTCCTTGTGAGTCCATTCCTGTAGAAAATAAATTGTTGTATGAGCCGATTCAATCACCATATGCAAAGCGCATAAAAGGAATTGTTTCGATGTATGAAAAAGTTAGTAAGTCTGTTACCGATAGCTTAAAAGGTCATTTCTTCCCTGTTGTACTTTCTGGTGATCACAGTATTGGCGGTGCTACGATAGCTGGAATTAAAATAGCTAAGCCAAAAAGTAAACTAGGCGTGATCTGGATCGACGCTCATGCTGATTTACATACCCCCTACACCACCCCATCTGGTAATATGCATGGTATGCCCCTTGCTATTTCTATTAATGATGATAATAAAGAATGCGCCGTTCATGACTTGGATCCTGAAACACAAAAGCACTGGCAATATTTAAAGAACTTAGGAAAGATTGCACCCAAAGTTTTGCCTGAGGATATTGTATTAATCTCTTTACGTGATTTTGAACGTGAGGAAAAGCATTTAATCGACAAGTACGGTATAAAGGTCGTTTCTACAAAAGAGGTTCGTAGTAAAGGGCCTGAAAACGTTGTGCGTTCTGTATTGCGTTATTTAAGTGACTGCACTGATATTTATATATCCTTTGATGTTGATAGCCTTGACTCATCCATATCAAAAGGCACTGGTACACCTGTAGGAAATGGCTTAAAAGAAAGAGAGGCTGAAGATTTGATCTCTAAGTTTATGCAGAATAGAAAAGTATGCTGTTTTGAGATTACTGAAGTGAATCCTACATTGGATAAGGAAAACCTGATGGCGGAAATTGCATTTAATATCTTGCAAAGAAGCGTAAATGTAGTAATGATGAGCTAG